A stretch of the Lolium perenne isolate Kyuss_39 chromosome 3, Kyuss_2.0, whole genome shotgun sequence genome encodes the following:
- the LOC127345738 gene encoding pyrroline-5-carboxylate reductase produces MAAPPQPTPAAAAFRLGFVGAGNLAESIARGVAASGVLPASAIRTAPHRRPERGAAFADLGARILASNAQVVDDSDVIVISVKPQIVKQVLVELKPLLSEEKLLVSIAAGIKMQDLQDWSGQRRIIRVMPNTPSAVGQAASVMCLGETATANDENRVKSLFSAIGKVWTAEEKYFDAVTGLSGSGPAYIFLAIEAMADGGVAAGLPRDLALGLASQTVLGAATMVSQTGKHPGQLKDQVTSPAGTTIAGVHELEKGSFRGTLINAVVAATNRCRELSKN; encoded by the exons ATGGCCGCGCCGCCCCAGcccacgcccgccgccgccgcgttccGCCTCGGCTTCGTCGGGGCCGGCAACCTGGCCGAGAGCATCGCGCGGGGCGTGGCGGCGTCGGGCGTCCTCCCGGCCTCCGCCATCCGCACCGCGCCCCACCGCCGCCCCGAGCGCGGCGCCGCCTTCGCCGACCTCGGCGCGCGCATCCTCGCCTCCAACGCCCAG GTCGTAGACGACAGCGATGTGATCGTCATCTCCGTCAAGCCCCAGATCG TGAAGCAGGTCCTAGTTGAGCTCAAGCCCCTGCTGTCCGAAGAGAAGCTCCTGGTGTCCATCGCTGCTGGCATCAAGATGCAAGATCTGCAG GATTGGTCTGGTCAGCGCCGGATTATTAGAGTAATGCCAAACACTCCATCAGCTGTCGGACAAGCAGCTTCAG TGATGTGTCTGGGAGAGACGGCTACTGCGAATGATGAAAACCGTGTCAAAAGCTTATTCAGTGCGATTGGAAAAGTTTGGACAGCCGAAGAGAAATATTTTGATGCTGTAACTGGTTTGAG TGGTAGTGGTCCGGCCTACATTTTCTTAGCAATTGAGGCCATGGCTGATGGTGGAGTTGCTGCTGGGCTTCCTCGGGACCTTGCTCTTGGCCTTGCATCTCAGACA GTGCTAGGTGCTGCAACCATGGTAAGCCAGACGGGTAAACATCCGGGTCAACTGAAGGATCAGGTCACTTCCCCTGCAGGAACTACCATAGCTGGGGTTCATGAGCTCGAGAAGGGTTCATTCCGCGGGACACTGATAAATGCCGTTGTTGCTGCCACAAACAGATGCCGAGAGCTCTCAAAAAATTAA